From the genome of Geitlerinema sp. PCC 9228:
GCCTTTTGGACGTTTTTCCCCCAGAACAACAGCCCCAAATTCGCGCCCAGCTATCGGGTTCGTTGGTAGGCATTTGCAGCCAAAACCTGGCGAAGAAAATTGGCGGGGGACGTTGCGCTGCCCACGAAATTTTATTAAATACTCCAGCAGTGGGGAACTTAATTCGGGAAGGAAAAACTACACAAATTTATTCCACCATTCAAATGGGTGCCAAAGTGGGTATGCAAACCATGGAAATGTCCATGCATCGGCTTTATCTAGACGGGAAAGTCACTTACGAAGAAGCGATGGCAAAAACGGCCAACCCAGACGAGCTGCAACGTCTCATTGATGCCCAACCCAAAAGCGACAGCAAAGCCAAAGCCAAGAAAAAATAAAAAAACAACCCAACAGTCTTGTAGATGGGTTGCCTAGCGTATACATGTCGGTTCGTGAAGTTACAAGCCAAAGCTTCTACCCTGGTCAATTTTGAATGGGTAGAAGCTCCTCTCTGTTTCATTGAAATTCACTCCAATCAAAAGGAGGAAACTCTGCCAATCTAAGCTAAAAAATTTTTGCGTAGACATCCTCGTAGTTATTAAGATAATTGATATTTGTCATGGTACAAAACGTAGCGCCTCGTAGAGCCACGAAAACAAAATCTAAAAAAGGATTTGACTTCAAAGAATTCGAGGAAAAAGTCAATGTTGCTCTCAGTTCGATAACGGTCAAAGACCTAGCCATTTTTGCCCGCCAATTTGCTGCCATGTTTGGCGCTGGCGTCCCCATGATTCGGTGTTTATCCGTTTTAACCGAGCAATGTCCCAATCCCAAACTAAAAAAATCTCTCGAACAAATCAACGCGGAAGTACAAGAAGGCGGCGAACTATCCACCGCCATGCGCAAACATCCCGATGTTTTTGATAACCTTTTTGTCAGCATGGTGGCAGCTGGTGAAGTTGGTGGTGTCTTAGACGAAGTCCTCAATCGTTTGGCAGTTATTATGGAAAAAAATTCTAAACTGCAAAACGAAATCAACTCAGCCACCTCCTATCCCAAAACGGTTGCTTTCATTGCCATAGCTGCTTTCTTAGGCATGACCCGATTTTTGCTTCCCACTTTTGCCGGTATTTTTGAAAATCAAGGGGTAGAACTTCCTAAGTTTACCCAGATTATGCTAGCCATTAGCGAATTTTTGCAAGACCCGGTCAAAGTTGGTACAACAGTCGGGATTTTAATTGTCGCTTTTATTGCGTACAAGCAGTATTACAAAACGCCAGCCGGCAAGCTCACCATTGATGGTATTTTCCTGAAACTTCCTCTATTTGGAGATTTAATTCAGAAAACAGCAGTAGCTCGTTTTTGTACCATTTTTGGGACGTTAACTCGTTCTGGGGTACCGATTCTAAACGCCTTGGCGATTGTGGCAGATACGGCAGGGAACCAAGTTATTACCAATGCCATTAACAACGTACGCGAAGAATTACAGCAAGGTGGAGAAATGAGTATTGCTATTGACGAGCAAAATATTTTTCCACCCCTAGCAGTACAAATGATGGCGATTGGGGAAGAAACTGGGGAACTTGATAAAATGCTGATGAAAGTTGGTGAGTTTTACGAAGATGAGGTCGAACAAGCTGTTAAAGGATTAACCAGTGCCATGGAACCGATTATGATTGTTGGTGTCGGTGGCGTTGTGGTTTCGGTACTATTGTCGATGTACCTACCTATGTTTAAAATGTTTGAACACATTCAGTAGTTGGCTCTTGAAACTTAGGTTGACGGTTTGTTTTCTACCTACGAAAATGGCTCAAAGAGCTGTTATTTTTTCGCTTGAATTGACAAAAAATCTAGAAATTTTGGTTGTAGGAAAATTTTTCTAAATTTCCTGAACTATAGGGTTTAACGCAAAATTATGTCTTATTCCAAAACCAATTACGAAACTTTGCTGGCTGAGTGTAGCAATTCCCTATCCGCGATCGCGTTGCTAAGGCAGTACCGCGCCTACATGGAAATGATTCCCAGCTTGCGGCGTCCCAAAGAAAGCGTCGTTACTATCCCATTTCCCATTGTCCGGGTTCGCAATGAAATTGCTTCGACGACGATGAACAGTATGAAAATCAGTTCCGGGGAAGCGACTTGTTTGCCTTGCGATGTGGCGCTTTTAATGTGCGATCCGGAATGGAAAATTCAAACTGGCATCGACATTTTTCTCTTCATTCATCGTCCCCAAGAAGAGTTTTCCGAGTTGCTCATGCGTTGGCGAAAAACACAATTGTATTTAGATAAAGGCTACGAATGGATTATGCCTTTACGCTACAAACATATCTACGGGGAAGAATCGGAACGCTCCTATCCTTTATTTGTTTTATTCCCGGAAACACCCGAAAGAATTATGAAAGGATTGCGCGGTGCCAATTTGCCATTTGTGGTTCAAAGTGCTTCTTCGGCATCCACCGATTTAACCTCGGAAAGCATGTCGTCGATTCTATCTTCTTATTCCGAATAAACAAAAATCTATCGTACAAACCCCCCAACGATAGCTGGTCATTAGCCGATGGAGGCTTTTTCGTAAATTTCCTCCACCGACCAACAACCCGCCATTTCCATAGCTATGGTTACTCGCTAGCGAACGAATGCAGGCATCACTTCAGCGGCAGTAAAGACGCCGTGCATGCCTTGGCGATAGAGTTTGTATCCAGCTTTGAGATAACCGAAAGCCGTACCGCAAACATTGGCAGCCATACTGGTGTCGTCGCCTAGGGTGAAGGTATGGGTGGAAATTTTGCCTTCAAAGGTGCGACCGGTCACTTTGACGTTGGTACTCAAAGGTTTTTGGGGATTGCGCGTATCGACTACGCCACCGACGCTCACGCGATCGCGAGATACAATACCCGCCATTTCCAGCATCAAATCGTCCGCATGTTCCATATTTTCCAGGGTCAAAATGCCATTCGTTTGCTCCAGCAACGCCACCACTTCCTCATCGCTCATGGCATGGGCCTTTTCCACATCATAGCCAGGCATGTGGGCAATATCTTCGCGAATCGTGGCGCGATAGGCATCCCAGTTAGCAATTCCTACCCCAAAAGTAATTTTCACTTCGTGGATCTCGGCAAAACTCTGGGCAGCCACAGAAGCAGCAGCCGTAAGCAACCCTGGGGTAGCACCGCAACCGGTCATGTAGGTAATCCCTGCATCGCGCAATTCATCTGTGAGAGCCAAAATTTGCTCCATGGCACTGGTGCGTTTGAGAGCATCTACCAAAACCCCTTGCCAACCAGCTTCTACGAACTGACGCACCACCGAAGCCATAAACGTATTTGGTAAGTTGGGCAAAGCCAGGAAATAGCCATCTACATTGCCAGCATTCGCGATCGCAGTGGTAATGCTATTTTCGCTCAAATGGCCGCGCTCCGGATCGTATCCCAAAGATCCATACTGCTGGCAAATTTGATGGCAGCGGTCGGCATCCAACCCGTTGGCATCAAACACGTATCCGCTTTTATCCGCCGCCACCACCCACTGCATTTCCTGTTTGCCAGATAAAAGGCGGCTGGCAGCTTGACCCAATCCGCCAAACCCCAAAATGCCAACGCGCATGGGGAAGTAGCTTTGGTGAGTCCTGGTGGTAGCGGACTGGGTTTGCATAGCCCGATCGATTTTCATTGTCACTTCCAAAAAAAACTGCTAATTTGCCCGATCTTCCATTATCTACCGACTTTTGTCGTTTTTCGTCAATCCCCGTAATAGAGAAAAATTGCCAACAACCTTGACGCTTCCCAAGATTTACGCGAAACTTATCAGATATTAGAGTCCCCTTTCTCCTCTTTTATAATTTTTGTTAAGCGATGCAACGTACCACATACGTTTGCCACAATTAACGTAATCCAACTTTACCTTGGTAGCCATAGCATCTCTTTTTTGCCAACTACCGAGTCCGTTCTTCGACCCTGGGTGAAACCATATGGAAACTTTGGAATTTATCATCTATCCAGATGGTCGCGTTCGGGAGAAAGTTACCGGCATCCAAGGTTCTTCCTGTGCGGAAGTAACCGCCGCCATTGAAGAACAGTTGGGTCGGGTTCTTTCTCAAGAACGCACCTCCGAATACTTCGCCGAACCGCAGTGCGAATCGGCAACAGCGAAAAACCATGCCACGCAATCGCAGTGGTAATTTACTTTATAGGAAGGTGAAACATCCATTTTCACCTTCCCCACATCTTCTGTGTGCTTTTTTTTCAGCTCCCTCCCTGAGCTGTATTCGTACCGTTCGATAATTTTGTCCGTCAACTTGTTCGTTTTCAGGTAAAGGAAACTATGTCACACTTCAGCCATATCAAAACTCAAATTCGTAACCTTACCTCCCTAGAAACCGCTTTGCAAGAGTTGGGCATTTCTTGGAAATCCGGTCCCCAACCCGTACGCGGTTATGGCGGTCAAACCCGGGAAGCCGAAGTGGTTATCGAACAATCCAACGGCTACGACATCGGCTTCTGCTGGAACGGTCAAGAATACGAACTCGTGGCCGATCTGCAATACTGGAAACAACCTTGGACGGTTAATGGGTTCCTCAACCAAGTAACCCAACGGTATGCCTACCACACAGTGGTGAGCGAATCTGCCAAGCAAGGATTTCAAGTTGCCGAACAGCAAAAGAACGAAGATGGCAGCATGCATCTAGTTCTGCAGCGTTGGAGTGCGTAATGTCTGATTCTATGACCCCAGATAACAACGAAGTCACCGAAACACGTTCTGGTCTGGAGCCAGAACTCGGTGGTGCTTTACGAAACCAAAGCCAGCGATCGGGAATGGAACCCGAGTTGGGTGGCGCTTTGCGGCAACAAGGTGTTTATGTAG
Proteins encoded in this window:
- a CDS encoding DUF2997 domain-containing protein; its protein translation is METLEFIIYPDGRVREKVTGIQGSSCAEVTAAIEEQLGRVLSQERTSEYFAEPQCESATAKNHATQSQW
- a CDS encoding type II secretion system F family protein, with product MVQNVAPRRATKTKSKKGFDFKEFEEKVNVALSSITVKDLAIFARQFAAMFGAGVPMIRCLSVLTEQCPNPKLKKSLEQINAEVQEGGELSTAMRKHPDVFDNLFVSMVAAGEVGGVLDEVLNRLAVIMEKNSKLQNEINSATSYPKTVAFIAIAAFLGMTRFLLPTFAGIFENQGVELPKFTQIMLAISEFLQDPVKVGTTVGILIVAFIAYKQYYKTPAGKLTIDGIFLKLPLFGDLIQKTAVARFCTIFGTLTRSGVPILNALAIVADTAGNQVITNAINNVREELQQGGEMSIAIDEQNIFPPLAVQMMAIGEETGELDKMLMKVGEFYEDEVEQAVKGLTSAMEPIMIVGVGGVVVSVLLSMYLPMFKMFEHIQ
- a CDS encoding DUF1257 domain-containing protein → MSHFSHIKTQIRNLTSLETALQELGISWKSGPQPVRGYGGQTREAEVVIEQSNGYDIGFCWNGQEYELVADLQYWKQPWTVNGFLNQVTQRYAYHTVVSESAKQGFQVAEQQKNEDGSMHLVLQRWSA
- a CDS encoding saccharopine dehydrogenase-like oxidoreductase, yielding MQTQSATTRTHQSYFPMRVGILGFGGLGQAASRLLSGKQEMQWVVAADKSGYVFDANGLDADRCHQICQQYGSLGYDPERGHLSENSITTAIANAGNVDGYFLALPNLPNTFMASVVRQFVEAGWQGVLVDALKRTSAMEQILALTDELRDAGITYMTGCGATPGLLTAAASVAAQSFAEIHEVKITFGVGIANWDAYRATIREDIAHMPGYDVEKAHAMSDEEVVALLEQTNGILTLENMEHADDLMLEMAGIVSRDRVSVGGVVDTRNPQKPLSTNVKVTGRTFEGKISTHTFTLGDDTSMAANVCGTAFGYLKAGYKLYRQGMHGVFTAAEVMPAFVR